The Triticum aestivum cultivar Chinese Spring chromosome 7B, IWGSC CS RefSeq v2.1, whole genome shotgun sequence genome window below encodes:
- the LOC123159611 gene encoding probable peroxygenase 5: MGSKPADAAGSQQQQGDESSMADLYSSHELTPLQKHAAFFDRNKDGIIYPSETYQGLRAIGCGVVLSAAGTVFINGFLAPKTVPANVKPPAFKFPIYVKTIQQGKHGSDTDVYDTQGRFVPEKFEEIFKKHAHTRPDALTDKELGEMLKANRDPKDFAGRVGAFVEWRLLYALCKDKEGFLHKETVKAVYDGSVFEKLEREKKEAKEFAKKK, encoded by the exons atgggctCCAAACCCGCGGACGCCGCAGGGAGCCAGCAGCAGCAGGGGGATGAGTCGTCCATGGCGGACTTGTACAGCAGCCACGAGCTGACGCCGCTGCAGAAGCACGCCGCCTTCTTCGACCGGAACAAGGACGGCATCATCTACCCCTCCGAGACCTACCAAGGGCTACGCGCCATCGGCTGCGGCGTCGTGTTGTCCGCCGCCGGCACCGTCTTCATCAACGGCTTCCTCGCGCCCAAGACGGTACCG GCGAACGTGAAGCCTCCAGCTTTCAAGTTCCCCATCTACGTAAAGACCATTCAGCAGGGCAAGCATGGGAGTGATACAGACGTGTACGACACCCAGGGAAG GTTTGTTCCTGAAAAGTTTGAGGAGATATTCAAGAAGCATGCCCACACTAGGCCTGATGCCCTAACGGACAAAGAGCTTGGGGAGATGCTTAAAGCAAACAGGGATCCTAAAGATTTCGCTGGACG GGTGGGCGCTTTCGTAGAGTGGAGACTTCTCTACGCGCTGTGCAAAGACAAGGAGGGATTTCTTCACAAGGAGACTGTCAAGGCGGTCTATGATGGCAGCGTGTTTGAGAAGTTGGAGCGAGAAAAGAAGGAAGCTAAGGAATTTGCCAAGAAGAAATGA